The Elusimicrobiota bacterium genome includes a region encoding these proteins:
- a CDS encoding ATP-binding protein, with translation MIDRLIHHSDVIRIEGESYRIKDRKTKNLTQSQE, from the coding sequence ATAATTGACAGACTCATCCATCATTCAGATGTAATCAGAATTGAAGGAGAAAGTTATAGAATAAAAGACAGAAAAACCAAAAATTTGACACAATCACAGGAATAA